One Callospermophilus lateralis isolate mCalLat2 chromosome 6, mCalLat2.hap1, whole genome shotgun sequence genomic region harbors:
- the LOC143402310 gene encoding pantetheine hydrolase VNN2-like, translated as MSTSSFLTSAVVFALITLPFCAPDTFKAAVYEHAVILPSETEIPVSQDDALILMNKNIDILETAIKQAAGQGAQIIVTPEDALYGWKFTRESIFPYLEDIPDPKVNWIPCQDPQRFGHSPVQARLSCLAKNNSIYVVANIGDKKKCNARDSKCPSNGYYQYNTNVVYNSEGKLVARYHKYHLYSEPQFDAPDKPELVTFKTTFGTFGIFTCFDILFDDPAVTLVEDHQVDTILFPTAWMNVLPFLTAIEFHSAWAMGMRVNLLAANTHKVGQNMTGSGIYAPHSPRTYHYDMKTDSGRILISEVDSHPRKSPDYPVAVNWNAYANTIKPFPVQKKTFGGNVSRDQFNFTELFENSGNLTVCQKELCCHLSYKMLEKKENEAYVLGAFTGLHGRRQREYWQVCTMLKCKTADLKTCGEPAETASTRFEMFSLSGTFGTEYVFPEVLLSEIRLAPGKFEVLKDGRLINKGGSSEPILTTSLFGRWYMKDAIYNSCPPNNSAITYLLTSILLIIYKIL; from the exons ATGTCCACTTCTTCTTTTCTAACCTCTGCAGTAGTTTTTGCCCTGATCACCCTGCCTTTCTGTGCTCCGGATACTTTTAAAGCTGCAGTATATGAACATGCAGTCATTTTGCCAAGTGAAACAGAAATACCTGTTTCTCAGGATGATGCCTTGATCCTCATGAACAAGAATATAGATATTCTGGAGACAGCAATTAAGCAAGCAGCTGGTCAG GGTGCTCAAATCATTGTGACTCCAGAAGATGCACTTTATGGATGGAAATTTACCAGGGAAAGCATTTTCCCTTATCTTGAGGATATCCCAGACCCTAAGGTGAACTGGATTCCATGTCAGGACCCCCAGAG ATTTGGTCACAGTCCAGTACAAGCAAGACTCAGCTGCCTGGCCAAGAACAACTCTATCTATGTTGTGGCAAATATTGGAGACAAAAAGAAATGTAATGCCCGTGACTCCAAGTGTCCGTCAAATGGATATTATCAATATAATACCAATGTGGTGTATAATTCAGAAGGAAAGCTGGTGGCACGCTACCACAAG TACCATCTCTACTCGGAGCCTCAGTTTGATGCCCCTGACAAGCCGGAGTTAGTAACTTTCAAGACTACATTTGGAACATTTGGCATTTTCACATGCTTTGACATACTCTTCGACGATCCTGCAGTTACCCTGGTGGAAGATCACCAAGTGGATACCATACTGTTTCCCACAGCTTGGATGAATGTTTTGCCCTTTTTGACAGCTATTGAATTCCACTCAGCTTGGGCAATGGGAATGAGAGTTAATCTTCTTGCAGCCAACACACATAAGGTTGGCCAAAACATGACAG GCAGTGGTATCTACGCACCTCACTCTCCCAGAACGTACCACTATGACATGAAAACAGACTCAGGACGCATCCTCATTTCAGAGGTGGATTCACATCCTCGGAAATCTCCGGACTACCCAGTAGCCGTCAACTGGAATGCCTATGCCAATACCATCAAACCCTTCCCAGTACAGAAAAAAACTTTTGGGGGAAATGTTTCCCGCGATCAGTTCAACTTCACAGAACTTTTTGAAAATTCAGGAAACCTTACAGTCTGTCAGAAAGAGTTATGCTGTCATCTAAGctacaaaatgttagaaaaaaaagagaacgAAGCCTACGTTCTGGGGGCTTTTACAGGACTTCATGGCCGAAGGCAAAGAGAGTACTGGCAG GTGTGCACAATGCTGAAATGCAAAACCGCTGATTTGAAAACTTGTGGAGAGCCAGCAGAAACTGCTTCTACAAGATTTGAAATGTTCTCCCTTAGTGGTACAtttggaacagagtatgtttttcCTGAAGTGCTACTTTCTGAAATTCGTCTGGCACCTGGAAAATTTGAG GTGCTAAAAGATGGGCGTTTGATAAACAAGGGTGGATCTTCTGAGCCTATCTTAACAACATCACTGTTTGGGAGGTGGTACATGAAGGATGCGATTTACAATTCATGTCCACCCAACAATTCAGCTATAACTTACCTGCTGACATCTATATTactaattatttataaaatattataa